CTCGAGCCCAAGCCGGGGATTCCCCCGACCAGCGGACACATTTTGGAAGTCATTCAGATCGTCCGGAATCAGTCGGTTCCATTGATTCTCATCGAAAATTATTTCGATCCGACCGTCACACATCGAATCGTGGAACAGGTCCCTTCGGTCCGCACGGCCATCGTTCCGGTCGCCGTCGGCGGAGCGCCCGGAATCAAATCTCTCGATGATCTGTATGAAACCCTGGTCGCAACGATCGAGGCGAAAAAATGACGGCGGCTGAATGGACGGAGGTTTTTCGCTTCCTCGCGGCACCGTTCGTCATGTGCCTGATCCTGGCGGGTATCCATTGTTACCTCGGCCTGCACGTCCTGGCCCGGGGAGTCATCTTCGTGGACTTAAGCCTCGCGCAAGTCGCAGCTTTCGGCGCGACGGTGGCCATCTTGTTCGGGTTCGAGCATCACGGGACGGCCACCTACTTTGTTTCGCTCGCCGCCACTTTTTTGGCCGCAGCGCTCTTTTCCCTTGCGCGCCGGCACGAAGAACTCTTCCCGCAAGAAGCCGTTATTGGCATCGTTTACGCCCTTTCTTCCGCTGCCGTCGTGCTCGTGGTCGACCGGGCGGCTCACGGCGCCGAGCACATCAAGGATCTTCTCGTGGGGCAGGTATTGTGGGTCACGTGGGGAGATGTCTTTCGGACCGGTCTGATTTACGGTGCCGTCGGAGCGGTGCATTTTATCTTCCGAAAACCGCTCATTCGATCCTCCTTCGAAAAAGGGGAACGCACGACGCCCTTCTGGGATTTTCTTTTTTACGCCCTTTTCGGCGTGGTGATCACCTCGTCCGTAAGTCTCGCGGGCATCTTGCAGGTGTTTGCTTATTTGATCGTCCCTTCGGTAGTGAGCACGCTGTTTTGTAAATCGATTCGAGCGCGCCTCCTTTTCGGGTGGACTCTCGGATTCTGTCTGAGCCTTCTGGGCATCGTCTTCAGCCACCGGTGGGATCTCCCGGCCGGAGCATTCATCGTTGTATGCTTTACGTCCCTGCCGGTGCTTCTCCTCCTTCTTTTGCCGTTGACAAAACTTCTAGCTCTCCGGAAATGAGGGCTCCGGCAGCCACCCACTTCGGAGGTAAATCAACCGGGCGAAGATCTCGTTCGATAGCACGGAAACGGTCGGGTCGCGTACGAATCGCCTAGTCAATTTACTCGCGAGTAAATTGACTAGGACATCAAAACGATCTATATTCAGGCTTGTGAATCGCTACCTGGAAAAATCGATCGCGCGGGATCTCCGGAAAAAAATGGTATTCCTGGGAGGGCCCCGGCAAGTAGGCAAAACCACGCTCGGGTTTCACCTGCTTTCCAGTAAGAAGAGTTACCTGAATTGGGATGTGCCGGAGCATAGGGAATCCATTTTGCGTCGTGAGTTCCCGCGCGGAAATCCCATTTTATTCGACGAAATTCACAAATACAGATCGTGGAGAAATTATCTCAAAGGATTGTATGACAATCCTGATTTTGGAAGGCAAATCCTGGTGACTGGCAGTGCCCGATTGGACCTGTATCGATACGGAGGGGATTCTTTGCAGGGAAGGCATTACTACTATCGACTGCACCCCCTCAGTTTTGCCGAATTAAGAATGAAAACCAAAGCGGACCTTTTCGGACTCCTCGAATTGGGGGGATTTCCGGAGCAATTTCTAAATACATCGCGGGTCGATTCCAAGCGCTGGTCCAATGACTATCGCACGCGCCTGATTCGAGACGACTTGCGTTCTTTGGAATCACTACAAGATCTTGGGAACATCGAGCTGATGATGCTCCGCCTCCCCTCGTTGGTAGGTGCTCCGTTGTCGCTCAATGCAATTCGAGAGGATTTGCAGGTCAGCCATCATTCGGTTCGACGTTGGTTGGATGCGCTTGAGCGGCTGTACGCATTCTTCCGGCTTCCTCCGTTTGGTTCGCCCAAAATTCGGGCTGTCAAAAAGGAACAAAAACATTACCATTTCGATTGGACGCTCGTTCAGGAACCGGGATTACGATTCGAGAATATGGTTGCCTGCCATCTGTTGAAATGGACTCATTTTCTCCATGATACGGAAGGCCAAAATCTGGAACTTCGGTATTTTCGGGATATCGACAAACGCGAGGTTGATTTCGCCGTATTGGAAGATTCTTCACCCATCCTGTTTTTGGAATGTAAATGGGCGGACGAGAAGCTGCATCCGGGGCTCTTGTACCTCAAGGAGCGGTTTCCTAAGACCCGATCGGTCCAAATCGCAGCTCAAGGTTCCAGGGATGTGGTGCACGCAAGTGGTGTTGAGATCATGCCCGCCGAAAGATTCCTAGCGACATTAGTTTAGAGCGCCAAATTGCCTGCCGGCTGGATCCGGGGCGAGTTGCACCTTCCATTGATTGCCCATGATGGGCGCACAAAAAAAAGGGCGCGGAGTTTTCTCCGCGCCCTGATTCTCTAGGCGGGGGACACCCTGCAGAGGGTGTCCCCTTCTCCTTAGTAGTCCATCCCTCCCATTCCACCCATTCCGCCGCCGGCGGGCATGCCCGGGGCCTTTTTCTCTTCGGGCTTTTCCGCCACGAGAGCTTCGGTGGTGATGAGCAGAGAGGCGACCGACGCCGCGTTCTGAAGGGCCGTACGGGCCACTTTGGTCGGATCGATAATGCCCGACTTCATGAGGTCCTCGTACTGCTCCGTCTGGGCGTTAAACCCAAACGCGCCGCTGCCGTTCTTCACCTTCTCCAGAGCGATGGAACCGTCGACACCCGCGTTCTGCGTAATCTGTCGAAGAGGCTCTTCGAGAGCTCGGCGAACGATGTCCGCGCCGTATTTCTCGTCACCCTTGAGTTTGAGGCTTTCGACCGCGCCGAGACAGCGGAGATAGGCCACGCCGCCTCCGGCAACCACTCCCTCTTCCACGGCCGCTTTCGTCGCGTGCAGGGCGTCCTCCACCCGGGCTTTCTTCTCTTTCATCTCGGTTTCGGTCGCCGCGCCAACGTTGATGACCGCCACGCCTCCGACCAGCTTCGCCAGACGCTCTTGGAGCTTTTCTCGGTCGTAGTCCGAGGTCGTTTCCTCGATCTGCGCCTTAATCTGCTTCACGCGTCCGTCGATGTCGGCTCGTTTGCCCGCGCCATCCACGATCGTGGTGTTTTCCTTGTCGATCGTGATTCTCTTTGCCCGGCCCAGGTCCTGCATCGTGAGGTTCTCGAGCTTTACGCCGAGATCTTCGGAGATGCAGCGGCCGCCGGTGAGCGTCGCGATGTCTTCGAGCATCGCCTTGCGGCGATCGCCGAAGCCCGGAGCCTTCACCGACGCGCACTTTAATGTGCCGCGCAGTTTGTTCACGACGAGCGTCGCGAGAGCCTCACCCTCAACCTCTTCGGCGATGATGAGCATCGGCTTTCCGCTCTGCGCGATCTTTTCCAGGATCGGAAGAAGATCTTTCATCGAGCTGATCTTCTTCTCGTGAATGAGGATGTAAGGATCTTCGAGCACCACTTCCATCCGCTCCGCATCCGTAACGAAGTATGGAGAGAGGTAGCCGCGATCGAACTGCATCCCTTCCACGATGTCGAGTGTGGTTTCCATCGACTTCGCCTCTTCCACCGTAATCACGCCCTCTTTGCCGACCTTGTCCATCGCTTCCGACAGAATGTCGCCGATGAGCGTGTCGCCGTTGGCCGAGACCGTGCCGATTTGCGCAATCTCTTTCCGTCCCGCGACGGGTTTCGAGATCCTTTTCAGTTCGTTCACGACCGCTTCCACGGCCTTGTCGATGCCGCGCTTGAGATCCATCGGGTTGCTGCCCGCAGCCACCATCTTGGAGCCATCCCGAAAGAGGGCCTGGGCCAAAACAGTCGCCGTGGTCGTGCCGTCACCGGCCGCATCCGACGTTTTCGACGCGACTTCCTTCACCATTTGAGCGCCCATATTCTCGAATTTGTCTTCGAGCTCGATCTCCTTCGCGACGGTGACCCCGTCCTTGGTGATAATCGGGCTGCCGAATGTCTTGTCCAACACTACGTTGCGTCCGCGAGGGCCGAGTGTGACCTTCACGGCATTGGCGAGAACATTGACGCCGTTCAACACTTTCTTCCGGGCGTCTTCGCCGAACATAAGAATTTTCGCTGACATATATGCCTCCGTTTACTCTAGGATCCCGAGAATCTCATCCTCACCGAGGATCAGATGCTCTTCGCCGTTGATTTTGATTTCGTTCCCGGCGTACTTCGCAAAGAGGACGCGGTCCCCTTTCTTCACGGCCATGGGCTGAATTTTGCCGTCCTTGAGACGTTTTCCTTGTCCTACGGCTACCACTTTTCCTTCCATCGGCTTTTCTTTCGCCGTGTCGGGAATAATAATTCCGCCCTTTGTCTTTTCTTCCTCCGTGATCCGCTTGATCAGAACACGGTCATGTAACGGTTTAATGGTCATGTAGCCTCCTTTTTTGAGGTGTCTTTGGTTTTTGAATCAGACTTACTTTCGGATGTTCCAGAAGTCGACGAGCCGGACTCAGACGCTTTGCCAGGTTTTGCACTGGCGTAGCCGTCTTTATACCAACCGCCCCCTTTCAGGTGGAATGCCGTAGAAGAAATTAGCTTTCGCACTTTCCCTCCGCACACTGGGCATTTCTGTAACGGTCGAGCCTTAACTTTTTGAAGCTCTTCAAACCGATGCCCTTTGGAGAGGCATTCGTACTCGTAAATCGGCATCCGTTAGAAAAAGTCTAATAATATTAATTGCCTATACCTGGTAATTGGCAGACACAGCGTCCACCTGCTAGCAGGCGAGGCGTACTTTAGTCACGGATGGACGGTTGTCAAGGAGGCTCTCCGCAGAAAGAGAGCCCTTGCGAGAATAGATCCCAAAATAATCGTCCCCCCAACCAGACACCACGGAGGCGGCCGTTCTCCCAAAAAGATCAGAACCCAGATTGGATTGAGGACCGGTTCGATAAGGGGGATCAGCATCGCTTCCATGGCCGTCACTTCTTTGATGGCTTTCGCGTATAAAATGTACGGCAACGCGAGCTGAAAAACCCCCATCGTAACCAAGATGGCCGAGCCTTTATGAGAGGGGCCCGCGTCGAAATAAGCCGGGATGGCGATCACGCCTGCGAGACAGTTTCCCCAGAAAATGGATTGAATCGGAGAAGCGTGCTTTTGTATCCGGAGAAGTAGCGCGAGCCATCCAAAACTGAAACCGCTGACGATGGCCAGGATGTTCCCCCACACGTTGCCGATCGATAGATCTTCCACGAAGAAGAGACCCATTCCCCCCAACGCGACGAAGATCGTAATCCAATCCAACTTCGTCGCCTTCTCCCCGAGAAACCACGGAGCGAACAAGGCCACGTAGATCGGCGCTGTATATTGCAGCAAGATCGCATTGGCCGCCGTCGTAAGTTTGTTCGCGATCACGAAGAGCACCACAGTGGAAGCGTAAGCCACCGCGCCCAGAAGTTCCGATCGGGAGCGCGTAAATCGGAGCGGCCGGCAAAAAACTGCGATTACGCAAGCGGCGATGGCGCTCCGGGCACCGGCGATCGCGAGCGGCGACCAATCGACCGATTTGATGAGAATACCCGCCGTGCTCCAAAGAGTCGCGGCCGTCAGAAGGAGAAACAGCGCACTCGATCGCCTCACGAATCAATTCCCTTATGGCGATGAATTTCCGCGGTCTTTATCCGTGGCTCTGATCTGAGATCAAGCGCGTCCCGTGTGCACGATGCTCTCTCGGAGCCGTGTTCGAAACATGACCATCGGCAAAAGGATTCCCGCCGTCACGAGCAGCCACCAAAGCAGCACAAAACTCCGGCTTACGATCAGCAAGCGGAACGGCAGTACGCCGTCCTTCGGAATCGACGTCTCACGCAACCAGAGGCTTTGCTCCTCGAACGGGATGATCCGAGGCACCGGAAGGCCTAAATAGGTCTCCTCCTTCGCGATCTTTTCCTCCATCACGACCGCCTCCTGGTCTAGGTCCGCCGTCGCAACAGGGCCGGCGCCGCCTGAAACGCTCTTGCCTTTCGTGGCGAACCTTGCGCTCGGCCGATAATCCATCCCTTCGGCCATGATTCGCGACGGCTCTGATCGGAATGCCCTGTCGTTCTTCTTCACATCTGTCGTGCTAAGTCCCACGAGAAGGATGCCACCCACTGCAATCGAACCGAATGCCATGACAGCGAATACCACCGCCCTCCATGGGCGGGTGAACTGCTGCAGGATGCACTCCCAAATAGCTCGGCGATAGCGCACGGCATACGCAACCGCCACCAAGACGAGAACCCAAACGAGGATGGGACCGAAAGCCAGACCGAGAAAGAAGAGCCCGGCCGAAGAGACCGACCTTGGCCACAATTCCCGCACGCCGAGATTCCGCAGCGCCGCATACCAGAGTAACGCAACGACGATCGCCCACAACATCAGAGGTGCGCTGAACCACGGCACCTGAACCTCTCCGAGTAGGTTTGCCGCCAAAATTTGGTGACGGTCCCCCAAGCGAATCTCCACATTGGCTTCGGGAAGCGCCGTCTCAGGTTTGACCAGTTTTTCGCGAAGGATTCCGAAGAACCGCGGCACGCGCGCCGACGGCTCATATTGAATTCGAAGATCGGTTGTGCCGGTCCTGAGCGGGAGAAAGAGCTCGTTCTTCTCCGTCTTGGCGAGGACCTGGGGAGTTCCGTCGGTGGAAGCGAAAAACGCCTTGCCGGGGAGACGGAATTGGAGACTCGGTTTCCCTTGATTTTGAAGCGTCCAATGCGCGTCGATCACGGCCTCTCCCTGTTCAGGCAAATGAATCAAATAAGATGAAGCTTGGCCGGTGTAACTGTCGGAAGCAAAGACTTCCCGAACTTTCGATTCCCATACCACCTCTTTCCCTTTTCCGATCAAGAATCCCATCGAAGCCTGGTACGAAGGACTCATTCCCGTTTGCTCTACGCTGATGCGTGGCGGCTCCTTCGAAAGTTTGAGTGCGACAAGCGGATGGAATTCCAGAAGAAGGTACTGCTCTTCGTTGTCGAACAACGGTACGAAACGATTCTGGGGTAGCTGCCCCGTCAGTGTGACCTGGGAGGATCCGGGCCGGAGTTCAAACACTGCTTCCTTATCGTTCAGCTCGTTCGCCAAATTGGTCTCGATTCGGCTGACGACTTCGTGGTTGAGGAGTTTCACCGGAAATCGCTTGGTCTCGGGATTCGGATTCTCAAAAGCGAGCGTATAGTGAAATCGGATCTGGTCTGTCGTCACGGTGAGCCTGTATCGGGGCGTTACGGCGATCTTCCCGTCCTGCGAACGGCGAGCCTGCATTGGCGCCTTTCGGGTCAAGAGCAATCGGAGGCCGCCCTGCTGGGAAACCTGCTCGGTCACGGAGGCATCGGTAATCGTGGCCCGGACATCCATGATCGACCGGCCAAACTGCAACGACACCGATTCCTGCTGCCCCAGAAGCAATTCACACGAACCGGCCAAACGGTCCGATTGGGGGAGAAGCGTGTAACCGCTCTCAGCACGGCTGATCAACGCATTTCCTTCACACCGACGCAGGCGAGTCGATTCGGCGAGCTGAATGAAATCAATTGCTGTCGGCGTACCGGACGACCGCCCACGAATCTGAAGCCGGAGTTTTCCATCCGCCAATCGGCCCGAAACCGCGACCTCTTCGATGATGGTGAGCGCGGGTCGCTTTTTCATATCTAAATACTCATGGTAGGTCTCGATCGGAATCGTGACGGTAGCGTGGTCTCCTGTTTCCGCACCGGCCGGCAAAACATGGCCTACCCAAAGGAGGCACATTGTGAGAACCAACCGACTAAGATTCTTTCCGCATTTCATAGATAGCTCCTTTGCGAAACTTATCCCGCGACACGAAAAAGGAAAGGAAAGATCACTTCCACTACGCCGCCGCTCGGGGTTGGAAAGCTCAGGCTTTCGATCGTCTGACGAACGCACTCTTCCACGTCCTGATTTCGAAGCGTCGATTTCCGGATAACCGATCGGCTGACCCGACCGTCCGATCCGATGATGAAGTTGCTGACAATTTTTCCCCGAAGGCCGGGTTCAATTTGAAGGGCCCGTTCATAACAGTAACGGATCCGCGGCAAGTGGTTGTCGATCACTCGCAGAATCGCTTCCCGGGGGAGATTGCCCATAAAAAACGTCTCGTCTGGCTCGAGCGAAGCCGTGATTTGCGTCTCCCGACTCTTCGACGGTCCGAACCCCAATGAACCG
Above is a window of Bdellovibrionota bacterium DNA encoding:
- a CDS encoding metal ABC transporter permease; amino-acid sequence: MTAAEWTEVFRFLAAPFVMCLILAGIHCYLGLHVLARGVIFVDLSLAQVAAFGATVAILFGFEHHGTATYFVSLAATFLAAALFSLARRHEELFPQEAVIGIVYALSSAAVVLVVDRAAHGAEHIKDLLVGQVLWVTWGDVFRTGLIYGAVGAVHFIFRKPLIRSSFEKGERTTPFWDFLFYALFGVVITSSVSLAGILQVFAYLIVPSVVSTLFCKSIRARLLFGWTLGFCLSLLGIVFSHRWDLPAGAFIVVCFTSLPVLLLLLLPLTKLLALRK
- a CDS encoding ATP-binding protein — translated: MNRYLEKSIARDLRKKMVFLGGPRQVGKTTLGFHLLSSKKSYLNWDVPEHRESILRREFPRGNPILFDEIHKYRSWRNYLKGLYDNPDFGRQILVTGSARLDLYRYGGDSLQGRHYYYRLHPLSFAELRMKTKADLFGLLELGGFPEQFLNTSRVDSKRWSNDYRTRLIRDDLRSLESLQDLGNIELMMLRLPSLVGAPLSLNAIREDLQVSHHSVRRWLDALERLYAFFRLPPFGSPKIRAVKKEQKHYHFDWTLVQEPGLRFENMVACHLLKWTHFLHDTEGQNLELRYFRDIDKREVDFAVLEDSSPILFLECKWADEKLHPGLLYLKERFPKTRSVQIAAQGSRDVVHASGVEIMPAERFLATLV
- the groL gene encoding chaperonin GroEL (60 kDa chaperone family; promotes refolding of misfolded polypeptides especially under stressful conditions; forms two stacked rings of heptamers to form a barrel-shaped 14mer; ends can be capped by GroES; misfolded proteins enter the barrel where they are refolded when GroES binds); this encodes MSAKILMFGEDARKKVLNGVNVLANAVKVTLGPRGRNVVLDKTFGSPIITKDGVTVAKEIELEDKFENMGAQMVKEVASKTSDAAGDGTTTATVLAQALFRDGSKMVAAGSNPMDLKRGIDKAVEAVVNELKRISKPVAGRKEIAQIGTVSANGDTLIGDILSEAMDKVGKEGVITVEEAKSMETTLDIVEGMQFDRGYLSPYFVTDAERMEVVLEDPYILIHEKKISSMKDLLPILEKIAQSGKPMLIIAEEVEGEALATLVVNKLRGTLKCASVKAPGFGDRRKAMLEDIATLTGGRCISEDLGVKLENLTMQDLGRAKRITIDKENTTIVDGAGKRADIDGRVKQIKAQIEETTSDYDREKLQERLAKLVGGVAVINVGAATETEMKEKKARVEDALHATKAAVEEGVVAGGGVAYLRCLGAVESLKLKGDEKYGADIVRRALEEPLRQITQNAGVDGSIALEKVKNGSGAFGFNAQTEQYEDLMKSGIIDPTKVARTALQNAASVASLLITTEALVAEKPEEKKAPGMPAGGGMGGMGGMDY
- the groES gene encoding co-chaperone GroES; this translates as MTIKPLHDRVLIKRITEEEKTKGGIIIPDTAKEKPMEGKVVAVGQGKRLKDGKIQPMAVKKGDRVLFAKYAGNEIKINGEEHLILGEDEILGILE
- a CDS encoding zinc ribbon domain-containing protein — protein: MPIYEYECLSKGHRFEELQKVKARPLQKCPVCGGKVRKLISSTAFHLKGGGWYKDGYASAKPGKASESGSSTSGTSESKSDSKTKDTSKKEAT
- a CDS encoding DMT family transporter, yielding MRRSSALFLLLTAATLWSTAGILIKSVDWSPLAIAGARSAIAACVIAVFCRPLRFTRSRSELLGAVAYASTVVLFVIANKLTTAANAILLQYTAPIYVALFAPWFLGEKATKLDWITIFVALGGMGLFFVEDLSIGNVWGNILAIVSGFSFGWLALLLRIQKHASPIQSIFWGNCLAGVIAIPAYFDAGPSHKGSAILVTMGVFQLALPYILYAKAIKEVTAMEAMLIPLIEPVLNPIWVLIFLGERPPPWCLVGGTIILGSILARALFLRRASLTTVHP
- a CDS encoding AgmX/PglI C-terminal domain-containing protein; translated protein: MEKADATLSRERRYGLPDSRERLEGKAIRGDGPGGGATTESIGEGLLDHGTGPGGSKRGSLGFGPSKSRETQITASLEPDETFFMGNLPREAILRVIDNHLPRIRYCYERALQIEPGLRGKIVSNFIIGSDGRVSRSVIRKSTLRNQDVEECVRQTIESLSFPTPSGGVVEVIFPFLFRVAG